tgtatagGAAGAATCAATGTAAGGGAATGAAATTATAACTTAATTTATATtgtgtgaaatatttaattgatgaatgATGCTTTAGAATAATGTGTAAACTGAAACATCAGTGTCTGTAAAGCATGTTTATCGTGAAAAAGGAAGTGTGACCGTGAGGTTCTTATTGACAGGAGAGGAAATGAAGACTCTTACTGACACATGCATCAACTTGCGTCCAATAATGCACAGGTTTTTCCATCCATTATGCCAAACTGCTATTTCTTTGTAAATAAATGAGACCACAAAAGTTTCACTTTGACAGTTGCTGATGTCGCTTTCGGTGAATTGTGTCCGTTCTCTGTGCTAGAGAAAGCATGCGCTGTGGTTTTCTATACGGGtctgtggttaaaaataaaatcttgtcTATTTTTGAACGCAACCATAGAGTGGGGGGCTGAAAATGTTGTTTACCTTGAAATAAATTTTCTATTTTCAGTTTAAAGCATTCAGGCCTCTTTGCAAATCAAGGGTTTCTCACTGAAGATATATAGATGATGCATTCatacagaaaatgcatgaacTGAAAAAGTGTACTGGCACACAATGTAAGTTTCTTTGGATAAATGTCTCTGCCGAATGCATAGACACAAATGCATtatcacacacattcacaggaTAAAGTTACTCCAGGAATTGTATCCCAGATCCGACTGTTACTGTCAGGGTTAAGTTCACACAATgctcatgtttttattttggcGAGCTTCCTGTGACAAAGAATCAGTGAGTACTTACTTTGTTCTGTCTTACACTCGTTTGACTAGTTCTGCcagtttaacacatttaatgtatataatgcaaaaaaattatTCCTTTTGTAACCCCGGGTTAGGACAGTAGAGGGCGCTAcacctttctctctctttcttgtgTACTTTGCTGCATGGCCACATGTCCTTAATTTCAACAAGGTCCAGGTCAATATATCTTTAAAGTCATTGTTTCAGATAACAATACCATATTATTTACGTCTTTAaaaattatgaattaaagataGCTGTGCTTAGAGAGATTACACTGATGAGTCAAAACATTATAACCATCTGCCTAATATGCTGTATGTCATTCGTGTGCTGGCAAAACAACGCTGACCCGCTGAGGCATGAACTCAACAGGACTTCTGAAGGTGTGCTCTGGTTTCTGGCACCTAGACATTAGCAGATCCTTCAAGTCCTGtaggttgtgaggtggagcTGCCGTGGATCAAATTTGTTGGTCCAGCACCTCCTACAGATGCTCagttggattgagatctggggaatttggaggccagagCAACACTTTGAActcttcatcatgttcctcaaaccattcctggacaatgtgtgcagtgtgtcagggtgcattatcctgctgaaagaggccactgTCCATTGTCATGAAGGAGTGTACCTGGTTTGCAATGTTTAGGTAGGTGGCACATGTTGAATTTATGTCCACATGAATGACCGGACCCaatgtttcccagcagaacattgccaaGAGCATCCTGCAGTGATCCTGGTGTGTTACTTCCCCAGGTAAATGCTGCACACGTGCATGGCTGTCCatatgatgtaaaagaaaatgggaATCACCAAAGCAAGCAACCCTGCAAACAAGCCTGCAATAGCCCATTACTGGCCCACTTTTTTATTGATGATTTCAAACTTTatgattttcaataaaacaacacTAAAGCTTTCTGGAGGCTTCCTAAAGGGCCAGGCTTGTTTGCAGGGGACCTTATTCAACTTTTGTTATTCAACTGCACATACGGACATCAAGTATCAGCGTGTGAATCTcaacgacggtgacaagcaacatattctgatcaacagatcaactaaAGAGAAAagaagctactaaaaagtcacagaaaaaaaataaaatagtgagaataaaggaaattactaaaacaattcagctcataatttattcatgcagcaatgcatgatgggagctgtggatgaattttgattggtggctcccagaatgcactgcaacatgctttatgatggccaccactgttgagattcacaggatgattcttgatgtctgagTAATATTCACACCtgataaccaacacctgatcatcttttttcTTTGCTTGTCTGTCTGTTACTACTCAGTTAACAGCTCAAACAAGGTCTAATACTGTAAGGTCAAGTGTCAAGAACCCAACTAGAACAAACACTCATCtcaatgatggtaacttaaaaattgtgattttctacTTTGGTgattaatgctcaatcatcactcaattaatcacttatttatctcattaactttaacactgcatcagtgggtggaatgaaaaatatggcaggactttctgacccctggactataCACCTCTGCTCGTCCATTTGTCTCGTGTTCTCATTTCACTACCCTGCTTTCGgggaaaataaagaaaaaaatacacactgtattaatgaaacaaAGCCATATTTTTGTACCAGACATGTGTGAAATTAATGTGGAACAAAAGAAATTATCTGAACCTAAAGTAGGCTACatttacacaaactgagaaAGTCAAAAAGCGGTAGGTTGTGCCCGGCGCTCCTCTACATCATGGTGGAAATGAAACCTTGCTCTGAGGATGAACTGGGAACAGCCATAAATCCTGGAAtgcatgaaaaatatcttaaaccaCCAAAGTTTGTTTGCTGGGTTTGAAGGAGTTTGAGCAGATCTGTTTTTTCAGGGATTTAAATTTGGTTGGTTGAATTGTGTGGAGTGTAGACTACTTTGAAAGTTTTCAAAGCAGTTTGTTGTTTAAGTgatcaatatttttttctactttatagtttatgtatatatatattatggattttatgtttatgtatattatgtatatgtagATTAATTAAACAACATACTGTTTGAAAACTTAAAAGTGGCAAGCTATTGGTCAGAAAACGAAACTTGGCTGGCATCCATTACGTAATTTCCACAGAAACGATACAAGCCTGAACAAGGAACTTATTTATGATTTATGGCTGTTACAGTCAGCAGATGGCGCTGTTTCCAATACAACCTCCAGAGCTTCACAAAGTTTCATTTCCTCTACCATGTACACTGATGAGCTAAATCATCATTGTTTAAGATGTTTTTCAGCAGGGGTAACGAATTCGACAAATAGTCCAACATATTCTCTTAAAATCATGACTGGCCAAAAGTGTATTGTAGATATGTTCCTTAGCCTGATTGTGACATGATCCGATATGATCTGCCCCGCCTATGTGAGTACAGAAATAAAAGCAAACCTCGTTGCTATCGTTTTCATGCTGTCTGTAACAACGCAACCGTCACCATCATGTAAACAGGCTACTCTGTAGCTTATTTCTAAAATAGCTTCAGAAACTTTTGCTTTCTGAATACAAAGGCAACAATATTCAAGACTTGAGTCAATTGATTGATCAGCTCAACAAcgatttacaaaaataaaaaataaaaaacaaaaaatgggaAGATATATTGTGCTCACTCTGTTTGTCTTTCTCGTTGATGGTAAGTCATTTGACTTTGTAGTTTCAACATATGCATTGATGATTATTGTAAATGCATTCGTGTAGAAAATGCATGAATTGAAAATGTAGATGTGCTGTGCCTAAGCTGCTTTGGTCTTTGCTGAATGCACAGGTGTAGCCTAAATGCATcatcacacacattcacagcaTGAAGTTACTCGATGAActcttactttataactcagCTGCGAGTTATATCACGCAAGAAAAGACAATTTTgagattacatttattattttcaatattcaTTGGCAGAAATTAAGCTTCCATTCGCAAGTGATTGAACAGATTAAACTGTGATATTTATAGACGCACATTTTTCTAAAGGGTGACCTGTTCCTGTATATTCCTCCTCTGACCTCTGTTCAGATGTGTCATCGGTGATATATCAGAGTTACGAAACAAGTTTCCATACGCAGAAAACGAAAATGGTTGATGTTGATCACGTGATTTTCTGAGAACCGATCCATTAGCATCTTTCAAATGCTCGGCATACTTATAATCCTACATAAGAACCTGTTTACATAACAccacaaataaatgttcttcACGTGATTTAGTGTAGTTGGTCTACAGccagctaacagaattttgttttAAGAACATTCTccaaatattcagtgttggttctgggaacatAAAAAATTTCCATTGATTTTGACGTTAAAGGAACGTTTTTTATAAGGTATAATGTTCCTTAAacgttctttcaacttaattttgatttaaaattcaacattccAAGAACAGAAAAATGTCCAGAAGAACATTAGTGACTGTAGATTGttatttaaagcagaactaagtaactttttttaccttcataaatagttttctaagtccttacgatggttaattgacttgtagtggtgtgtttgaggcgagcactaaccccctctgatCACGTCTACACCataaaacagcacttgcaagttgagctgtgccgacccgacacaatctcgcctcatgttcacgttcacgcgagagtgacaaaatgctttgcGGTAATTCAGTATACACATAGCGATCtcactttataagacaattttgaaaattacccacctccatcgagatttcttgtactgtatttgcaaaactactgcgctggtgagcgttgtagtccagagctgcgcttggaaaatttacgacagtgtgattcactgaaggaacctgtagggggagcttcgcaaatcagTTCCGCTTTAAAGATTGGTACTGTATGATGTTCCCGAAACATTCTTTCAAACAACTACAGAAAAAACTATTGTTTAAGTGGTTTTGATGGAGACATTTGTCTGTTATTAAATCAGACATGTTTGatatgttttataaatgcagaaatgttttctgaaaacaCCTGCAATTGCTGATAAAGAAGCAACTGATCTCCATGACCTCAAactaaacattttcaaaaagacatcaacatctaaacctctgttgaTTCTCCATAAGAACTTCTGTAAACTATATACACACTATAAAACCAGCAAACAAGCTTAGGCTGGCTTAAGATGTTCTTCAGCAGGGAGAACAAGTCCAACATTCACCTATAATCACGACTGGTCAAAATGGTCCTGTTATGCATTGACTCCGTTTACCTCACCTTCAGTAATAATATCGTAATAGTTCAGTATATACTCTGAGTCTCTGAAGTATTATATTTACATGGAAAATGAGgctgtaaaacaaatatttCTCCACCACAGAGATCTTTAggaatgaagatattttgttatTGGCTTTCTCTGGCTTTCTAACACACTGCTGTGTTGTTGAATTTCTTGTCAaatgcacacactcacacaagtGATTATTGTTCATCTTTGTCTCCAGGTGTGGTCGGTGACACATCTGGAATAAGCTTGGTATCGGTGacggagggagattcagtcactctgaaCACTGGTGTCACCAAACAACAACGTGACAAGATGCTGTGGTATTTTAATGACACACTCATTGCTCTGATCAATGGAGAGGCCAGTAAGAGCTGTTTATATGATGGTGAAGGCGGGAGATTCAGCGGCAGACTGAATGTGGACTACGAGAccggatctctgaccatcacaaacaccagaCCTGAACACGCTGGACGTTTTGAAGCAAATTTCATCCAAAGCAAGAGCTCAGGAACCAGCCACAGCTTGAACCGAAACAGCAAGTGTGACAGCACAAAGATCACCAGAAAAATGAGCAACATTGGCGACACAATTAAAACATTCAGTCTCTCCGTCAGCGGTGAGTCAGTGTTGTTTACCCTGAAGTATTTTTGAAGTCAGAGATTTTTTGAATGTCTACAGACCAGTTTATATTCCTTCCTTGTATAAAACCTGCTTTAGAACAAATTATTTCTGGGTTGCCAAGATTAGACTGACACTGTTCAGTCCTTTTCAGTATATATTTCTTGTGAATAATTCAACATTAAGATGATATTAAAAATACTATAATTGGTCTTAAAAGGCTCTTTTTCTGACTGCCCATAGCAAACTTTATTTCTTTACTGTTATTCTCTTGTATTTTCCAGCTTCTGTTCCTGACAAAACTGATGAAGAATGGTACAAGATGGGGAAGGATCAAGAGTGTGACAGAAGTATGTTTTCTCCTCCcttccttttttatttacagtCACGTAAAAATGTGCTGTTTTTGGTTTTCAGTGCATTATGGCCAAACATCTCCACTTTGGTCTCGTCTGTCTAAAGGACATTGTTTCAGACGTCCTGTGGTTTATTCAGATGCAGCTTTGTAAACATGTTCTTTTAAGAGAGAAAAGGCTTTCTCCCGGCAACCCTTCCAAACATGCCATACTTGTCCCGTCCTTTTCTAATGTCATGTCATCTGTCCATCGATTTTAAGACCTGCTAAACAccagatgatttttttattatgtgctGATATGTAAAACCATAGAATTCAAAGAGGGTGTTCTTTCTTTTTCACATGACTGGATTACAATCAGATTCACTCAcactactgtctgtctgtcttcatCTGTCCAGGTCTGCCTTCAGGTCTTATGGTCGGAATagctgttgctgttgttgtgttGGTGTGTGTATCTGTAACCGCTGGTGTGATTTACTGTCTCCGCAGGAGGTCTAAACATGGTAAGTATCACCTACAGATACTGTAGTAAGAGGAAACCAACACatttattatgcaaaattagTGTTTAAGtgtgtttgtgattttttttctttacagcaGAAGCGGAGAAAAGCAAACTTGAGCATCTGTTGAAAGTCTGAATAAGGTACGATACAGCACTAATATTGTGTCTTTGTCTAATTTTTCATTCGAAAAATACAGTATGATGCAAATGTCTTGGTCATGTTACAACCTTCACAAAAAGAGACATTTTTAAgagtcatttatatgtttagcTGTAAAGCAGATAGTATGGTGCACACGCAGATCTGATCTCAGCATCATCCAGTTAGTCTGGGATTACACGAGAAGACAGAAAAACTGAGATTGTATTTGTATATTAACTGTACAGTACATTTATTTGCCTTCTGACTGAATAGAATTTATAGCAAAGTCACCTAAATGAGAAACAACACTTTTAAACAGAATTTTATTAACTTGATGACAGATGTGATTTCTCTCTCTTTACCTTGTGATTCATTGTTTTCTTACAGAAGGAGAAAGACGGATGTGATGTGAGGGATTTGAGGATCCCAATAtacaaatgataaaaaatgGTCCAGGTCATAGTTGTGACCATAGGTGACCATAAGCCtaagtggacatccatgacataTGGAGTACGTCCTCAAGGCTCAGTGCTTGCGCTGCTCCTGATCAACCCGTTTATGCTCCCACTGTTTTAACTCATGTTttagtcaaatatggacaataatgatgatacattttatttatattgcgTTTTCCCAAGCTCAAATCACTTTATAAGCAATACACATGAGTACATCAAAAACAGGACAAATATAAGAAACAATACAGTATACACATCAAACACCACCGACGATCACAAAATCTGAATGAAATGCATAGTTTggagtgtaatatatatataaatatctgACCAACTATCTGAACATAATGAGCACTAGAGTaaaaatgaagtaaaaacaGAGTAAAAATTAAGTAACCAGAGTAGTTCCTTCAATCGAATGCGAACGCCAAGACCCCAAACGGCAAATGGGAACACTCGATGATGAAATCCTCCTGTCAAAGATGCAGATACTCTGTCCGCAGCAACCATGCAACAAACACCTTCAGGTGGGCAGGCCGGTGGATTCAGGTAGGCCGGATGAGCACACCACCTCCACGCACTAGCAGAAAAAACATAATCACAGTTGAAGTCTGTTTTATGAGCGTGAGAAACATTTTACACAACAAGACAAACAGCCTAGAAGttgcatgacaaaaaaaaagagcataTGTAGATGATACTCAGCTACAGCGACATCTCAACTACAGACCCATTGACTCCCTGAACCAGTGCATTGATGAAGATAACAGTTAGATGACCCAAAACTTCATTCAGTTAaacaagacaaaactgaagtcactGTATTTGGAAAcgaagatgaagttctcaaagtgaacgcataccttcactctaggggtcaaacaactaaaaatcaagattTTGGAGTCAGTccttaataatgttaaatcaatgttaatgtgtCAAAGTTAACCTAATTGAATCAATATCACTTTTGCACCTGCaattaatgttgaaataaatttgaaatttcaacaaaaaatattctcacacagcctgaaatcaactgaagataaaagaagacaataaatctctcaagaagttctttttgagaattaacagaggtttagatgttgatgtttaattgaaaatgtttggtcaccattttggtgatcagtgtttcttTAGTTGAGCAGTTTGACTCTCAGctttctgtgtgagtttgtgctCTTTGTAACAGTTTTTACCAAAACACACCATTTGTtgagaagaaaaacagaaacaatGTTGATGGTATAGTTTTCTGCCTCACTAAGCAGAGTAGTTTACTAACCTTGTTCCCGACCAAAATTGGTTATTTGTCTGTGTgtcaaaagatttttattttaaaatttaaaattatttttgcactttaaaaGTGAAGATTCAGAGTGTCTGATCTGTAGCAAGAAAGTATTGTTGGTGAATGTAAcctattaaaaacaaatcaacACTCTTGCTCAGGAGAACAGTTAGTAAATGATTTTGCTTTATGATGATTAAAACTATATCACTCAGTCATTTTGTTTCTGGTTTTCTTTGCAGCAAATGATGTGTTTTGATAAACACTGTTACAAAGagcacaaactcacacagaaagccgagagtcaaactgcccaactaaagaaacactgatcaccaaaatggtgaccaaacatttccaataaaacatcaacatctaaacctctgttaattctcaaaatgagcttctgctgagatcttgagatttattgtcttcttttatcttcagttgatttcaggctgtgtggctttaagtcagttgtagttgtgtttcattttctgagagttCAAGCATGATGTTGAACCAACATCACATTGTAACATTGATTCAATGACATTAGCGttgatttttgttgttgaaatttcaacattttttcaacattaattgtGGGTGCAAAAGTGATATAGTATCAACGAGGTTAACGTTTacacattaacattgatttaacattatttcGATCATTGCTTGCTATCTGTGTAGTTTCAGTAGTTAGTAATGTAGTCTATTGCATTACACATTTAGGTAATATCATCTAACTACTTTTTGAATACATTagatcaggggtgtccaatcctgctcctgaaggccactgtcctgcagagttcagcttcAAACCCAatgaaacacacctgaaccagctaatcaaggtcttactagTTTAATGTCCATtttctgttgtttaatgaaagtttattgcattattcaagtgttgtgtttgtgtgaatgactcTTCACCTTCTATAGTATAATTCAGCTTGTGGAAACACTACATGTGATGACCTCCTTCATGATTCTTCATGAGGCTTTCTCTTTTAAAACCAGCCTTATTATGGTGTTTGTCAGAATATGTTAAAGATACAAAATAGATTTTAGCAGCAGTGTGCGCTGTTGGATTTACCAGattaaattgcaattttcttacAGATTTATACTGTAAAAGTGAGAGATTGTTCTGCAaatatgattacatttttactgtatttgtttacAGAATTATCCTGGCAACCACAGATGCCAggattactattactattatttgTCTTTTTCTAAAACAAAATTTTTAAGGTGTACAAAATCTAGATTACATATAATCAGTTACTTTTTGGTGCGTAGCCCTCGCATATAGTCAATACAGATCAACACTGGCCTTCCCAAAAAGACCCTGAGACAGCTGCAGCTCTTACACAACACTGCTGCCAGGAGAAAGAGTAAAACAGCAGCCAATTTTAATGTAGTTTTACtagtttataaatcactcaatggcatATTGGACCTCAGAACACCTGAATATAAACAGATCACTCAGACCAATGGGATCACAAGGGTTTACTCAAAGCAAGAGAGTCTGTTTTTAGCTGTTACTCCAGCCGCAGCTGCagcagcttccagaagagatcagatgtGATCCAACagattcaaatccagactctaAACACACTCTGCCACTGTACTGCACTTTATCTATGTACTATATACTATGTATTCttcttgatttatttttaaacttagtaaatagatttttaatctttttgattttattgtgGTGGTTATTTTTTAAACCATCTTtgaaagcactttgaattattattgtgaatatgtgttttataaataaacttggCTACAGGGCCAAGTGTAACTTtacaggttttttttgttttgaacagAATTTCCCTTTTTTTCATTATACAATGAAATACCTGTTGTTTCAAATTTACAGGTAATTACTTATATTTTAGTATTACATCAATTTTCTGTttctttctcctttttttttttttttttttttttaatgggtctTTATTTGAGTTCATCTGCTTTATCTGTGGTAAATGTCCACATATATTTAATCACAGAAAGAATATCTTTACAGTTGTTGTTCATAGTTTTTCCACAGTGATGCGCTATATAAGTGCTGAAGTCATCGCCAGCCTTATAAATCCtttctaaaatatatatgaatttgAAAGTTTATGAATAAAGATTAATTTATGttagaaaaaatattaaacctAATTAAAAAGACAGCATTCTgtttaattacaattaaataatttgTAATGTAATTGTGCTAATCTGAAAACTAATtggtaaaatattatatttattattatttattactataaatataatatttatagtcATTTCTTTCCACAGTGTGGTTTAATTTTCCACataaaatcaaaaacatttgcattttttatAAACTTGACAAATCCATTTACATCCAAACATTTAACCTCTTATTTCTTTGATATCCGTATTTGAAAATcttttcatatatttaactctTTATAGATCATAATGCTGAGatatatcacaatatttatgattttaaaggtgccctagattcaaaaatttaatttacctcagcatagttgaataacaagagttcagtacatggaaattacatacagtgagtctcaaactccattgtttcctccttcttatataaatctcatttgtttaaaagacctccgaagaacaggtgaatctcaacataacaccgactgttacgtaacagtcgggatcattaatatgtacgcccccaatatttgcatatgccagctcatgttcaaggcattagacaagggcaggcagtattaacgtctggatctgtgcacagctgaatcatcagactaggtaagcaagcaagaacaacagcgaaaaatggcagatggagcaataataactgacatgatccatgatatcatgatatttttagtgatatttgtaaattttctttctaaatgtttcgttagcatgttgctaatgtactgttaaatgtggttaaagttaccatcgtttcttactgtattcacggagacaagagccgtcgctattttcatttttaaacacttgcagtctgtataattcataaacacaacttcattctttataaatcaatccaacagtgtagcattagccgttagccacggagcacagcctcaaactcattcagaatcaatgtaaacatcaaaataaacactgtacttgcgcgactagacatgctgcatgacgaacactttgtaaagatccattttgagggttatattagctgtttgaacattttttatgttgtttaaggcaagcgtgagctcttggggcgtggagcaccagagttaaagggccacacaccctgaatcagctcatttctaattatgccccaaaataggcagttaaaaaaattaatttaaaaaaatctatggggtattttgagctgaaacttcacagacacattcaggggacacctaagacttatattacatcttttaaaagttctagggcacctttaagatgttTCTCATCTCCTCCTCTTGTGGATCTAATGTCATAAACCAGAACAGCCACAGTAGCCACACCCACCAGAGCAGAGAGGACCAATCGGATCACAGCTTCAGAATGACAACAGTG
The nucleotide sequence above comes from Chanodichthys erythropterus isolate Z2021 chromosome 10, ASM2448905v1, whole genome shotgun sequence. Encoded proteins:
- the LOC137027995 gene encoding uncharacterized protein translates to MGRYIVLTLFVFLVDGVVGDTSGISLVSVTEGDSVTLNTGVTKQQRDKMLWYFNDTLIALINGEASKSCLYDGEGGRFSGRLNVDYETGSLTITNTRPEHAGRFEANFIQSKSSGTSHSLNRNSKCDSTKITRKMSNIGDTIKTFSLSVSASVPDKTDEEWYKMGKDQECDRSLPSGLMVGIAVAVVVLVCVSVTAGVIYCLRRRSKHAEAEKSKLEHLLKV